GTCTTAAGCTATGCGGGTTCGAAGAACCTAAGGAAACCCAGGCCTGTCCCCAGCAGCCTGGGTTTTCTAAATTTTAGCGGTCGTACCGAATTGGACAACCATACGCTTCTGTTACCGGATACGGTACCATCTCCCCTTTTTGCGCAGCCTCAAGCGCATCGGTTACGTAGTTGATTGCCGGCATATCATCATCCATTTCTTCACCCGGGGGCTGGTTATCGAAAGCGCCCTGATAAATAATTGCGCCTTCCGGATTAATCACAACAAGATACGGGGATACTGTTGCGCCATAGGCCTGCCCCACATGTCCTGTAATATCTAACAATACAGCATCCTGGTTTCCACCCCGTTTCTCGATTTGCCGTTGCATTTTCTCGGTGGCCACCTGTCCCTGTTTGCCCTGTGCCTCAGATACTATAGACAACCAGACGATGTCCTGGGCTTTGAGCTCGGCCTGCATGGTTGGCAATACACGGTTCTTATACAGGGCATCAACGGTACGGCACCGGAAGTTCATCCATTCTAACACCACATATTTCCCTTTGAATTGATCGAGGGTGACGTCTACGCCTGAGACGCTAAGCAGAGAGAAGTTACTTGCTTGCTGGCCGGCATCCTGTGCTACCACTGGAGCGGTATGAAGTACGCCTGCAACGAGCAGCAACTCAAGCATGTGCCTGGCAAATGAGTGAAGCATGTTGGCCCCGTATGGCTGATTGGTGTATTTAATCCATTCGACAGGGGCGCTTTAACCTTAAATTGCCCCTACCCCCAAGGTTCGGCGCGGAACAGCACGTCACCGGATTTCTTGATCTGCCAGGCCGTGATGGGATTGAGATGATAAGGCACAGCACCAATGCCTCTTGCTTCGATCAGTGCTTTGCGTGTCGGCTGGACATATCCCGTCTCGTCTATCGCGCGGCTCATTATTTCAGTGGGGCTGCCATCCCAATGCCATAACAGGCGGAAACGGGTATGGGCCTTATCCAGTACGGGTCCCTGGAGTTCAGTAGGCTGCCACATTTTGCCCCCATTAGTACTCACCTCAACACGTGTAATCCGCCCACGACCACTCCAGGCGATCCCTCGAATTTCTACCCACCCTGGCTCGATGACTGCAGGGTAAGCCGGAAAGGTAATAATTGACCGCGCATCCATGATGAAACTGAACTGCCGGATTTTGCCCCCCTTAACGGGTTCGCTGTATTTGGACGTTTCTTCCCTTGTCAT
This is a stretch of genomic DNA from Bacteroidota bacterium. It encodes these proteins:
- a CDS encoding redoxin family protein, which encodes MLHSFARHMLELLLVAGVLHTAPVVAQDAGQQASNFSLLSVSGVDVTLDQFKGKYVVLEWMNFRCRTVDALYKNRVLPTMQAELKAQDIVWLSIVSEAQGKQGQVATEKMQRQIEKRGGNQDAVLLDITGHVGQAYGATVSPYLVVINPEGAIIYQGAFDNQPPGEEMDDDMPAINYVTDALEAAQKGEMVPYPVTEAYGCPIRYDR